From a region of the Calonectris borealis chromosome 2, bCalBor7.hap1.2, whole genome shotgun sequence genome:
- the ANKMY2 gene encoding ankyrin repeat and MYND domain-containing protein 2 isoform X3, with protein MTPLMHAAYKGKIDMCRLLLRHGADVNCNEHEHGYTALMFAGLSGNKEITWMMLEAGAETDVVNSVGRTAAQMAAFVGQHDCVTIINNFFPRERLDYYTKPQGLDKEPKLPVKLAGPLHKIITTTNMHPVKIVLLVKENPLLAEVEALQKCYRVLDLICEKCMKQKDMNEVLAMKMHYISCIFQKCITFLKEREDKLDGFIKSLLKGRDKDGFPVYQEKLIRESIRKFPYCEATLLQQLVRSIAPVEIGSDPTAFSVLTQAITGQVGFVDAEFCTTCGGKGADKRCSVCKMVMYCDQNCQKIHWFTHKKVCKTLKEIHEKQELEAAKEKRKQEKKQKKDEVKPIEGSSTSEEQSDPGSDASKEVDPNHATDQMEEPEFTKETEALALHPESPLESETGLADIAIQKIQDSEE; from the exons ATGACCCCTCTAATGCATGCAGCGTACAAAGGGAAAATAGACATGTGCAGGTTGCTCTTGCGACATGGGGCTGATGTTAACTGCAATGAACATGAGCATGGGTATACTGCCCTGATGTTTGCTGGACTTTCAG gaaacaaagaaatcacCTGGATGATGTTAGAGGCTGGAGCAGAGACTGATGTCGTCAACTCTGTGGGAAGGACAGCAGCTCAGATGGCTGCTTTTGTGG GTCAACATGACTGCGTGACCATCATCAACAACTTCTTTCCACGTGAAAGGCTGGACTACTATACTAAACCACAAGGCTTAGATAAAGAACCAAAACTGCCAGTCAAATTAGCTGGGCCTCTCCATaaaattattactactactaACATGCATCCTGTTAAG ATTGTGTTGCTGGTAAAAGAGAACCCTCTATTGGCCGAAGTAGAAGCACTGCAGAAATGTTATAGGGTTCTGGATCTAATTTGTGAGAAATGTATGAAGCAGAAAGATATGAATGAAGTACTTGCTATGAAAATGCACTACATCAGTTGCATCTTCCAGAAATGTATTACATTCTTAAAAGAGCGAGAGGATAAACTAGATGGATTTATCAAAAG tcTCTTGAAAGGAAGAGATAAAGATGGTTTCCCTGTATATCAAGAGAAGCTAATTCGAGAAAGTATCCGAAAGTTTCCTTACTGTGAAGCTACATTGCTCCAGCAGCTCGTGAGAAGTATTGCTCCTGTTGAAATA GGTTCTGATCCTACAGCTTTTTCTGTACTTACACAAGCTATTACTGGCCAAGTGGGTTTTGTGGATGCTGAATTCTGTACAACTTGTGGGGGAAAGGGAGCAGACAAAAGATGTTCAGTATGTAAAATG GTGATGTACTGCGACCAGAACTGCCAGAAAATACACTGGTTTACCCACAAAAAAGTCTGCAAGACCCTGAAAGAAATTCATGAGAAACAAGAACTAGAAGCtgccaaagaaaaaaggaagcaagaaaaaaagcaaaagaaag aTGAAGTGAAGCCAATAGAGGGTAGTTCTACAAGTGAAGAACAGTCAGACCCTGGTTCAGATGCCTCCAAAGAAGTGGATCCAAATCACGCTACTGACCAAATGGAAGAACCTGAATTTACCAAAGAGACGGAGGCACTAGCCTTGCACCCTGAAAGTCCACTGGAAAGTGAGACTGGCTTAGCTGACATTGCTATTCAAAAAATTCAAGATTCTGAGGAGTAA
- the ANKMY2 gene encoding ankyrin repeat and MYND domain-containing protein 2 isoform X1, whose product MAPPRRGDLSPEEKDLLGVIATGNTEEAGRLLGSKNVRVNCLDEHGMTPLMHAAYKGKIDMCRLLLRHGADVNCNEHEHGYTALMFAGLSGNKEITWMMLEAGAETDVVNSVGRTAAQMAAFVGQHDCVTIINNFFPRERLDYYTKPQGLDKEPKLPVKLAGPLHKIITTTNMHPVKIVLLVKENPLLAEVEALQKCYRVLDLICEKCMKQKDMNEVLAMKMHYISCIFQKCITFLKEREDKLDGFIKSLLKGRDKDGFPVYQEKLIRESIRKFPYCEATLLQQLVRSIAPVEIGSDPTAFSVLTQAITGQVGFVDAEFCTTCGGKGADKRCSVCKMVMYCDQNCQKIHWFTHKKVCKTLKEIHEKQELEAAKEKRKQEKKQKKDEVKPIEGSSTSEEQSDPGSDASKEVDPNHATDQMEEPEFTKETEALALHPESPLESETGLADIAIQKIQDSEE is encoded by the exons ATGGCTCCCCCCAGGAGAGGTGACCTGAGCCCGGAGGAGAAGGACTTGCTGGGAGTTATCGCCACAG gaaacaCCGAGGAGGCTGGAAGGCTACTGGGCAGCAAGAATGTCCGTGTCAATTGCTTGGATGAG CATGGCATGACCCCTCTAATGCATGCAGCGTACAAAGGGAAAATAGACATGTGCAGGTTGCTCTTGCGACATGGGGCTGATGTTAACTGCAATGAACATGAGCATGGGTATACTGCCCTGATGTTTGCTGGACTTTCAG gaaacaaagaaatcacCTGGATGATGTTAGAGGCTGGAGCAGAGACTGATGTCGTCAACTCTGTGGGAAGGACAGCAGCTCAGATGGCTGCTTTTGTGG GTCAACATGACTGCGTGACCATCATCAACAACTTCTTTCCACGTGAAAGGCTGGACTACTATACTAAACCACAAGGCTTAGATAAAGAACCAAAACTGCCAGTCAAATTAGCTGGGCCTCTCCATaaaattattactactactaACATGCATCCTGTTAAG ATTGTGTTGCTGGTAAAAGAGAACCCTCTATTGGCCGAAGTAGAAGCACTGCAGAAATGTTATAGGGTTCTGGATCTAATTTGTGAGAAATGTATGAAGCAGAAAGATATGAATGAAGTACTTGCTATGAAAATGCACTACATCAGTTGCATCTTCCAGAAATGTATTACATTCTTAAAAGAGCGAGAGGATAAACTAGATGGATTTATCAAAAG tcTCTTGAAAGGAAGAGATAAAGATGGTTTCCCTGTATATCAAGAGAAGCTAATTCGAGAAAGTATCCGAAAGTTTCCTTACTGTGAAGCTACATTGCTCCAGCAGCTCGTGAGAAGTATTGCTCCTGTTGAAATA GGTTCTGATCCTACAGCTTTTTCTGTACTTACACAAGCTATTACTGGCCAAGTGGGTTTTGTGGATGCTGAATTCTGTACAACTTGTGGGGGAAAGGGAGCAGACAAAAGATGTTCAGTATGTAAAATG GTGATGTACTGCGACCAGAACTGCCAGAAAATACACTGGTTTACCCACAAAAAAGTCTGCAAGACCCTGAAAGAAATTCATGAGAAACAAGAACTAGAAGCtgccaaagaaaaaaggaagcaagaaaaaaagcaaaagaaag aTGAAGTGAAGCCAATAGAGGGTAGTTCTACAAGTGAAGAACAGTCAGACCCTGGTTCAGATGCCTCCAAAGAAGTGGATCCAAATCACGCTACTGACCAAATGGAAGAACCTGAATTTACCAAAGAGACGGAGGCACTAGCCTTGCACCCTGAAAGTCCACTGGAAAGTGAGACTGGCTTAGCTGACATTGCTATTCAAAAAATTCAAGATTCTGAGGAGTAA
- the ANKMY2 gene encoding ankyrin repeat and MYND domain-containing protein 2 isoform X2, producing the protein MAPPRRGDLSPEEKDLLGVIATGNTEEAGRLLGSKNVRVNCLDEHGMTPLMHAAYKGKIDMCRLLLRHGADVNCNEHEHGYTALMFAGLSGNKEITWMMLEAGAETDVVNSVGRTAAQMAAFVGQHDCVTIINNFFPRERLDYYTKPQGLDKEPKLPVKLAGPLHKIITTTNMHPVKIVLLVKENPLLAEVEALQKCYRVLDLICEKCMKQKDMNEVLAMKMHYISCIFQKCITFLKEREDKLDGFIKSLLKGRDKDGFPVYQEKLIRESIRKFPYCEATLLQQLVRSIAPVEIVMYCDQNCQKIHWFTHKKVCKTLKEIHEKQELEAAKEKRKQEKKQKKDEVKPIEGSSTSEEQSDPGSDASKEVDPNHATDQMEEPEFTKETEALALHPESPLESETGLADIAIQKIQDSEE; encoded by the exons ATGGCTCCCCCCAGGAGAGGTGACCTGAGCCCGGAGGAGAAGGACTTGCTGGGAGTTATCGCCACAG gaaacaCCGAGGAGGCTGGAAGGCTACTGGGCAGCAAGAATGTCCGTGTCAATTGCTTGGATGAG CATGGCATGACCCCTCTAATGCATGCAGCGTACAAAGGGAAAATAGACATGTGCAGGTTGCTCTTGCGACATGGGGCTGATGTTAACTGCAATGAACATGAGCATGGGTATACTGCCCTGATGTTTGCTGGACTTTCAG gaaacaaagaaatcacCTGGATGATGTTAGAGGCTGGAGCAGAGACTGATGTCGTCAACTCTGTGGGAAGGACAGCAGCTCAGATGGCTGCTTTTGTGG GTCAACATGACTGCGTGACCATCATCAACAACTTCTTTCCACGTGAAAGGCTGGACTACTATACTAAACCACAAGGCTTAGATAAAGAACCAAAACTGCCAGTCAAATTAGCTGGGCCTCTCCATaaaattattactactactaACATGCATCCTGTTAAG ATTGTGTTGCTGGTAAAAGAGAACCCTCTATTGGCCGAAGTAGAAGCACTGCAGAAATGTTATAGGGTTCTGGATCTAATTTGTGAGAAATGTATGAAGCAGAAAGATATGAATGAAGTACTTGCTATGAAAATGCACTACATCAGTTGCATCTTCCAGAAATGTATTACATTCTTAAAAGAGCGAGAGGATAAACTAGATGGATTTATCAAAAG tcTCTTGAAAGGAAGAGATAAAGATGGTTTCCCTGTATATCAAGAGAAGCTAATTCGAGAAAGTATCCGAAAGTTTCCTTACTGTGAAGCTACATTGCTCCAGCAGCTCGTGAGAAGTATTGCTCCTGTTGAAATA GTGATGTACTGCGACCAGAACTGCCAGAAAATACACTGGTTTACCCACAAAAAAGTCTGCAAGACCCTGAAAGAAATTCATGAGAAACAAGAACTAGAAGCtgccaaagaaaaaaggaagcaagaaaaaaagcaaaagaaag aTGAAGTGAAGCCAATAGAGGGTAGTTCTACAAGTGAAGAACAGTCAGACCCTGGTTCAGATGCCTCCAAAGAAGTGGATCCAAATCACGCTACTGACCAAATGGAAGAACCTGAATTTACCAAAGAGACGGAGGCACTAGCCTTGCACCCTGAAAGTCCACTGGAAAGTGAGACTGGCTTAGCTGACATTGCTATTCAAAAAATTCAAGATTCTGAGGAGTAA